The following are from one region of the Juglans regia cultivar Chandler chromosome 10, Walnut 2.0, whole genome shotgun sequence genome:
- the LOC118349542 gene encoding NAC domain-containing protein 82-like — protein sequence MGRTLRRQPGYRFHPTHVELVAFYLKRKVRSRRFRPREIAEVNIYKYAPWDLKEKSISSSGDQKWYFFCPVEKKYRNGRKVNRSTEFGHWKSTGKCKLVHHNEELVGSRRTMIFHRKSEEQRERTDWVMHEYSLDYKNLAKEKDVQNTYVLCKIFQKEGQGPRIGAQYGAPFKEEDWSDWSDVEEADFAEDVDLAGRSTPNFMLPNNNISSAGIVTTSLVGAMSESCRSETVPSQCEGISVISCGDEKNKNLSHDEIDHEHDRFFHDLINIINWDWDETAGPSLDGCNVQEASFHQEDGFSMNDLDTPLDS from the exons ATGGGGAGAACGCTGCGCCGGCAGCCGGGGTATCGATTTCATCCTACTCATGTTGAGCTGGTTGCTTTTTATCTAAAGAGGAAAGTTAGGAGTAGAAGGTTCCGTCCTCGAGAAATTGCAGAGGTTAACATCTACAAGTATGCCCCATGGGATCTTAAAG AAAAATCCATTTCGAGCAGTGGTGATCAGAAATGGTACTTCTTTTGCCCAgttgagaaaaaatatagaaatgggCGTAAAGTGAATCGCTCAACTGAATTTGGGCACTGGAAAAGCACCGGAAAGTGTAAACTTGTGCATCACAATGAAGAGTTGGTGGGCTCAAGAAGAACAATGATTTTTCACAGAAAAAGTGAAGAACAAAGGGAACGAACAGATTGGGTTATGCATGAGTACAGTCTTGACTATAAGAATCTGGCTAAGGAGAAAGATGTTCAG AACACATATGTGCTTTGTAAGATTTTCCAGAAGGAGGGCCAAGGGCCAAGAATTGGTGCCCAGTATGGAGCACCATTTAAAGAAGAAGACTGGAGTGATTGGAGTGATGTTGAGGAGGCTGACTTTGCAGAAGATGTTGACTTGGCTGGCAGGTCTACCCCAAATTTTATGCTGCCTAATAACAATATCAGTTCAGCTGGTATTGTCACCACATCATTGGTTGGCGCGATGTCTGAGTCATGTCGATCTGAGACTGTGCCATCACAGTGTGAGGGGATTTCAGTGATTTCGTGtggagatgaaaaaaataag AATCTCAGTCATGATGAAATTGATCATGAACATGATCGTTTTTTCCATGACTTGATAAACATCATCAATTGGGACTGGGACGAGACTGCTGGACCGAGTTTAGATGGATGCAATGTTCAGGAAGCCAGTTTTCATCAGGAGGAtggtttttccatgaatgatcTAGACACACCGCTGGATAGCTGA
- the LOC108993732 gene encoding uncharacterized protein At5g39865-like: MGCVSSNLLNHDDDFTQLGSSALSHHIVSLTSTTYGLLTLDPPPPQSTASPPPTTPLTPPSRFTLGSVFSEPKSLWSDPRPPLLRSGPTEVINSWELMAGLEYTADSFRFFKDLNNANKENSNPNRNHRTHSESNSFLKPLNGNVPRPSSVLDKFERICPPNGENRVVIYTTTLRGVRKTFEACNAVRAVMEGFGVLISERDISMDRGFREQLRELMRGKVEAMVPPRVFVKGRYVGGAEEVLKIVEEGWLGELLEGLPKKRGPGVCEGCGDVRFLPCFRCSGSCKMVMVEKEEVGQRQGRTVVVRCLDCNENGLVLCPICS; this comes from the coding sequence ATGGGCTGTGTGTCTTCCAATCTGCTCAACCACGACGACGACTTTACCCAACTCGGAAGCTCTGCACTGAGTCACCACATCGTTTCTCTCACCTCCACCACTTATGGCCTCCTTACTCTTGACCCCCCACCACCTCAATCAACCGCCAGCCCCCCACCAACAACCCCTTTAACCCCACCTTCTCGGTTCACCCTCGGCTCCGTCTTCTCCGAACCCAAGTCCCTTTGGTCTGATCCCAGGCCCCCGCTACTCCGCTCTGGCCCAACTGAGGTCATCAACTCTTGGGAACTCATGGCCGGCCTCGAGTACACCGCTGACAGTTTCCGCTTCTTCAAAGACCTTAACAACGCCAACAAAGAGAACTCAAACCCTAATCGTAATCACCGTACCCACTCCGAGTCAAACAGTTTTCTTAAGCCTTTGAACGGCAACGTTCCAAGACCTTCTTCGGTCCTGGACAAGTTCGAGAGAATATGCCCACCCAACGGAGAGAACAGAGTGGTGATCTACACGACGACATTGCGAGGCGTGAGGAAGACTTTCGAGGCTTGCAATGCAGTGAGGGCTGTTATGGAAGGGTTCGGCGTGTTGATCTCCGAGCGAGATATATCCATGGACCGTGGATTCAGAGAACAACTGAGGGAGCTGATGAGAGGGAAAGTAGAAGCAATGGTGCCTCCGAGAGTGTTTGTGAAGGGGCGGTATGTGGGTGGAGCTGAGGAGGTGTTGAAAATAGTAGAGGAAGGGTGGCTTGGCGAGCTTCTTGAAGGGCTGCCCAAGAAAAGAGGTCCGGGTGTGTGTGAAGGGTGTGGGGACGTGAGGTTCTTGCCGTGTTTCCGATGCAGCGGGAGCTGTAAGATGGTGATGGTGGAGAAGGAGGAAGTGGGCCAAAGACAAGGAAGGACTGTTGTGGTGAGGTGTCTTGATTGTAATGAAAATGGCTTGGTGCTCTGCCCTATCTGTAGCTGA
- the LOC108993726 gene encoding NAC domain-containing protein 12-like, translating into MTEDIMNLSINGKSQVPPGFRFHPTEEELLHYYLRKKVADEKIDLDVIREVDLNKLEPWDIQEKCKIGSTPQNDWYFFSHKDKKYPTGTRTNRATAAGFWKATGRDKIIYSSFRRIGLRKTLVFYKGRAPHGQKSDWIMHEYRLDESIHETSVCNSVGESMAEDGWVVCRVFKKKNFQKALESPKTSSMISRDSNTHQILASRNDGVLDQIILYMGRNINCKPENESCGNNISISDNSTTTSNMMFLTAKHIDEGLHDRFLHLPRLESPTLHSLPIYQSFDHLDEMVTDTQPSSFTNHASGGNEDKTQLVDDDDDDHDQAKTNLSDWVAFDRMVASQLNGTEEAEETAQQLSCFNDPNNMAFCPPDHDDVQFSDIRLSRQSQISHVYNTSENDIWSFTKSSSSPISSSSDPLSHLSV; encoded by the exons ATGACAGAAGATATCATGAATCTGTCCATAAATGGCAAATCTCAGGTTCCTCCAGGTTTCCGATTTCACCCTACAGAAGAGGAACTTCTGCATTACTACCTGAGGAAGAAAGTTGCCGACGAGAAGATTGACCTTGATGTAATCCGCGAAGTCGATCTTAATAAGCTCGAGCCATGGGATATTCAAG AGAAATGCAAGATTGGATCCACCCCTCAAAATGATTGGTACTTCTTTAGTCACAAAGACAAAAAGTATCCAACTGGGACTAGAACAAATCGTGCAACAGCAGCTGGGTTTTGGAAGGCCACCGGCCGAGATAAGATCATCTATAGCAGCTTTAGAAGAATTGGATTGAGGAAAACTCTAGTGTTCTACAAAGGACGAGCACCACATGGACAAAAATCAGACTGGATCATGCATGAATATAGGCTAGATGAAAGCATCCATGAAACTAGC GTTTGTAATTCAGTAGGAGAATCAATGGCGGAAGACGGATGGGTGGTTTGCCGTGTATTCAAGAAGAAGAACTTTCAGAAAGCCCTAGAGAGTCCTAAAACCTCGTCTATGATCTCTAGGGATTCAAACACTCATCAAATACTTGCTTCGAGAAATGACGGGGTCCTGGATCAAATAATCTTATACATGGGAAGGAATATTAATTGCAAGCCGGAAAACGAATCATGCGGCAACAACATCAGTATCTCCGACAACAGTACTACAACTAGCAACATGATGTTTCTCACTGCAAAGCATATCGATGAAGGTCTCCATGACAGATTCCTTCATCTCCCACGGCTAGAGAGCCCAACCCTTCATTCGCTTCCCATTTATCAATCATTTGATCATCTTGATGAGATGGTCACAGATACTCAACCATCTTCGTTCACAAATCATGCTAGTGGTGGCAACGAGGACAAGACCCAGctggttgatgatgatgatgatgatcatgatcaggccAAAACTAATCTTAGTGACTGGGTTGCCTTCGATCGGATGGTGGCGTCGCAGCTTAATGGCACCGAAGAGGCCGAGGAGACAGCCCAGCAATTATCCTGCTTTAATGACCCCAACAACATGGCTTTCTGTCCTCCTGATCATGACGATGTACAATTCTCGGACATACGTTTGAGTAGGCAAAGTCAAATCTCACATGTCTACAATACTAGCGAGAATGACATATGGAGCTTCACCAAATCGTCATCATCaccaatatcatcatcatccgACCCTTTATCCCACTTGTCGGTATAA
- the LOC108993728 gene encoding probable lysophospholipase BODYGUARD 3, which translates to MGKTKSVLVLTGRVTNKAVSFIVFSVLDLVDFLLCFVYKLVDFFIEDEWKPCYCCSGKEAITSSGKMLLVSERDESKIVCLCSSKLQLDEISDTLYTRPSLVSEVSNFTVSELKRFKEDRTFNVQSCEKIKNGTVRSTFKVNSTIAEMLQGKFGRQQLHPIPRWSDCNCKICTSWTSSSKETLFVQAEGPKDKAREDVLFIHGFISTSAFWTETLFPNFSSAAKSTYRLFAIDLLGFGRSPKPTDSLYTLREHLDMIERSVLEPNKVKSLHIVAHSLGCILALALAVKHPGYVKSLTLIAPPYYAVPKGEQSTQYVMRRVAPRCVWPPIAFGASIACWYEHISRTICLLICKNHRLWEFLTKLVTRNRIRTFLLEGFFLHTHNAAWHTLHNIFCGTASKLDAYMDAVREHLKCDVTVFHGQDDELIPVECSYNLQAKIPRARVKVIEKKDHITIVVGRQKSFARELEEIWRKSSD; encoded by the exons ATGGGCAAAACCAAATCGGTTTTAGTACTGACTGGGAGAGTTACAAACAAGGCTGTGAGCTTCATTGTCTTCTCTGTGCTAGATCTTGTTGATTtccttctttgttttgtttacaAGTTAGTTGATTTCTTCATTGAAGACGAATGGAAGCCATGTTACTGCTGCTCCGGCAAAGAAGCCATCACTAGTAGTGGCAAAATGTTATTGGTCTCCGAACGAGACGAATCCAAGATTGTTTGCCTTTGTTCCAGCAAACTACAACTGGACGAGATCTCAGACACACTCTATACACGTCCTTCTCTGGTGTCCGAGGTCTCGAACTTCACTGTATCCGAGCTCAAACGGTTCAAGGAGGACAGGACATTTAATGTACAATCTTGTGAGAAGATCAAGAACGGCACGGTGCGCTCAACATTCAAGGTTAACTCCACCATTGCTGAAATGCTACAAGGAAAGTTTGGAAGACAGCAATTGCATCCCATTCCGAGGTGGTCCGActgtaattgtaaaatttgcACTTCGTGGACCTCGTCTAGCAAAGAAACTCTTTTTGTTCAAGCCGAAGGACCCAAGG ACAAAGCACGAGAAGATGTCTTGTTCATTCATGGCTTCATTTCAACTTCGGCATTTTGGACGGAAACATTATTTCCAAATTTCTCAAGTGCAGCCAAGTCAACTTATCGCTTGTTTGCCATTGATCTGCTTGGGTTTGGAAGGAGTCCTAAGCCAACAGACTCCCTTTACACGCTCAGAGAGCATTTAGACATGATTGAACGGTCCGTTCTCGAACCAAACAAAGTCAAATCCCTCCATATTGTGGCTCATTCTTTAGGTTGCATTTTGGCTCTGGCTCTCGCAGTTAAGCACCCTGGATATGTTAAATCTCTAACCCTTATCGCACCA CCATATTATGCGGTGCCAAAGGGTGAACAAAGTACGCAATATGTGATGAGAAGGGTAGCTCCGAGGTGTGTCTGGCCGCCGATTGCTTTTGGAGCGTCAATTGCATGCTGGTACGAGCACATTTCCCGGACGATTTGTTTGCTCATTTGCAAGAACCATCGACTGTGGGAATTTCTCACCAAACTCGTCACTAGAAACAG GATTAGGACATTCTTGCTTGAGGGTTTCTTCTTGCATACGCACAACGCTGCATGGCATACGCTGCACAACATCTTCTGCGGCACCGCCAGCAAACTTGACGCGTACATGGATGCAGTCCGTGAACACCTCAAGTGCGACGTTACTGTGTTCCATGGACAAGACGATGAGCTTATTCCAGTTGAATGCAGCTACAATTTGCAAGCAAAAATCCCTCGTGCCCGGGTCAAAGTGATCGAGAAGAAAGACCATATTACCATCGTTGTTGGAAGACAAAAGTCCTTTGCCAGAGAACTGGAGGAAATATGGAGGAAGTCAAGTGATTAA
- the LOC118349545 gene encoding beta-carotene isomerase D27, chloroplastic-like yields the protein MVVLSFQPVQFRPPQHLPLHRPSAGNVIRCGIAEPSGEPAPLGQKTRYNDGFFDRAFMTLFARKMEKFAASAKAGTDTKKKGWWNLDYESFVDVSKRVMQGRSRMQQQQVVREVLLSMLPPGAPAQFRKLFPPTKWAAEFNAALTVPFFDWLVGPSEVIEVEVNGVKQRSGVHIKKCRYLENSGCVGMCVNMCKIPTQDFFTNEFGLPLTMIPNFEDMSCDMVYGQVPPPFEEDPVSKQPCFPDICSMANPSSNVCHKLQA from the exons ATGGTGGTCCTAAGCTTCCAACCTGTCCAGTTCAGGCCTCCTCAACATCTTCCATTGCATAGACCAAGCGCCGGAAATGTCATCCGGTGTGGGATTGCAGAGCCATCGGGAGAGCCGGCTCCTTTAGGACAAAAAACACGGTACAATGATGGGTTCTTTGACAGGGCATTCATGACACTCTTTGCTCGGAAGATGGAGAAGTTTGCAGCTTCGGCTAAAGCTGGGACAGACACGAAGAAGAAAGGGTGGTGGAATCTTGACTACGAGAGCTTTGTGGATGTGTCTAAGAGAGTAATGCAGGGAAGGTCTCGTATGCAGCAGCAGCAAGTTGTTCGTGAGGTGCTCTTGTCTATGCTCCCTCCAGGTGCGCCTGCTCAG TTCAGAAAACTATTTCCTCCAACGAAGTGGGCTGCAGAATTCAATGCTGCATTGACAGTGCCCTTCTTCGACTGGTTAGTTGGGCCTTCTGAG GTTATTGAAGTTGAGGTAAATGGGGTGAAGCAGAGGAGTGGAGTTCATATAAAGAAGTGCAG GTATCTGGAGAACAGCGGGTGTGTAGGAATGTGTGTGAATATGTGCAAGATTCCTACTCAAGACTTCTTCACCAATGAATTTGGGCTTCCATTAACCATGATTCCAA ATTTTGAAGATATGAGTTGTGATATGGTGTATGGCCAAGTTCCGCCCCCTTTTGAAGAAGATCCAGTGTCCAAACAACCTTGTTTTCCAGATATTT GCTCCATGGCAAATCCCAGCTCCAATGTTTGTCATAAACTACAGGCTTGA